In Triticum urartu cultivar G1812 chromosome 6, Tu2.1, whole genome shotgun sequence, the following proteins share a genomic window:
- the LOC125514957 gene encoding probable polygalacturonase, with translation MVETSGGRWRLHLHGQRRSAAAFLAANKTLLAAVWVAGFALVFLWQSASVFVAGGGGGPRPAPAPSRPAPRLRPMAYNLTDFGGVGDGRAVNTRAFERAVETVSAFADQGGAQLNVPPGRWLTGPFNLTSHMTLFLAEGAEILGITDERDWPLMPALPSYGYGRERKGPRFGSLIHGQNLKDVVITGHNGSINGQGEVWWLKHRRRMLKNTRPPLVQLMWSKDIVITNITLRNSPFWHFHPYDCTNVTVSDVTILAPISGAPNTDGIDPDSCEDVLIENCYISVGDDAIAIKSGWDQYGIAYGRPSSNILIRNVTVRSLVSAGISIGSEMSGGVANVMVENVRIWDSRRGMRIKTAIGRGGYIRNISYSNITFDNVRAAIVIKVDYNEHADDGYDRNAFPDITGISFKKIHGWGVRVPVRAHGSNYIPIKDITFQDMSVGISYKKKHIFQCSYIEGRVIGSVFPKPCENLDVYDEQGQLLKSGAVLNSTEVDYDI, from the exons ATGGTCGAGACGTCGGGCGGGAGGTGGAGGCTGCACCTCCACGGCCAGCGGCGGAGCGCGGCGGCCTTCCTGGCCGCCAACAAGACCCTGCTCGCCGCCGTGTGGGTCGCCGGGTTCGCGCTCGTCTTCCTGTGGCAGAGCGCCTCCGTGTTCGTCGCCGGGGGCGGGGGCGGGCCCCGCCCGGCGCCCGCGCCGTCGCGCCCGGCGCCGCGGCTGCGCCCGATGGCGTACAACCTGACCGACTTCGGGGGCGTCGGGGACGGGCGGGCGGTGAACACCCGGGCCTTCGAGCGCGCCGTGGAGACcgtctcggccttcgcggaccaaGGCGGGGCGCAGCTCAATGTGCCGCCCGGCCGCTGGCTCACGGGCCCCTTCAACCTCACCAGCCACATGACCCTGTTCCTCGCCGAGGGCGCCGAGATCCTCGGCATTACG GACGAGAGGGATTGGCCGCTGATGCCAGCACTGCCATCTTACGGATATGGGAGGGAGCGCAAAGGACCTCGCTTCGGGAGTCTAATTCATGGACAGAATTTGAAAGATGTTGTCATTACAG GACACAATGGTAGCATAAATGGCCAGGGTGAAGTTTGGTGGTTGAAGCATCGCAGAAGAATGCTGAAGAACACGAGACCTCCACTTGTACAACTGATGTGGTCCAAGGACATTGTTATTACAAATATAACGTTGCGGAATTCACCTTTCTGGCACTTCCACCCATATGATTGCACGAATGTTACTGTTTCGGATGTTACAATCTTAGCTCCTATTTCCGGTGCTCCGAACACAGATGGCATAGATCCAG ATTCTTGTGAGGATGTCCTAATTGAGAATTGCTACATATCTGTTGGTGATGATGCAATTGCTATAAAGAGCGGATGGGATCAATATGGGATTGCATATGGGCGGCCGTCTTCTAACATCTTAATACGCAATGTGACAGTCCGATCTTTGGTTAG TGCTGGAATTTCAATTGGCAGTGAGATGTCTGGTGGAGTTGCAAATGTTATGGTGGAGAATGTACGCATCTGGGATTCAAGGCGAGGCATGAGAATAAAGACTGCCATAGGAAGAGGAGGCTACATCCGCAATATCTCCTACAGCAACATAACCTTCGACAATGTTCGTGCTGCAATTGTGATAAAGGTTGACTACAATGAGCATGCTGATGATGGGTATGACAGAAATGCCTTCCCAgatatcacaggcatatcattcaAAAAAATACACGGGTGGGGTGTTCGTGTGCCTGTCCGTGCTCATGGCAGCAATTACATCCCCATCAAGGATATCACCTTCCAGGACATGTCAGTAGGCATCAGCTACAAGAAGAAGCATATATTCCAATGCTCCTACATCGAAGGCCGTGTTATCGGGTCAGTATTTCCAAAACCATGTGAGAATTTAGATGTCTACGATGAGCAAGGGCAGCTTCTCAAGAGTGGGGCAGTGCTGAACAGTACGGAAGTTGATTATGATATATGA
- the LOC125512713 gene encoding ethylene-responsive transcription factor ERF018-like, with protein sequence MSTLSPVSGAASPEAEGGGGRKYKGVRRRKWGKWVSEIRLPNSRERIWLGSYDAPEKAARAFDAAFVCLRGPGAAGADLNFPDSPPPPCRHSVDPQEVQAAALSHANRAAVSVREAAAALMEDDCSRAPAALSTEQWPVTQPSWAQHDSGMDIFGDEVAAAPDGSMDWRSVMAHQPPLFSPTAGWGSNAYDFLQVTPPPTQGDEDMEECGHGASASLWSFDSRDSYFRY encoded by the coding sequence ATGTCGACGTTGTCGCCGGTGAGCGGGGCCGCGTCGCCGGAGGCGGAGGGTGGCGGGGGCAGGAAGTACAAGGGCGTGCGGCGGCGCAAGTGGGGCAAGTGGGTGTCGGAGATCCGGCTGCCCAACAGCCGGGAGCGCATCTGGCTGGGCTCCTATGACGCGCCCGAGAAGGCCGCGCGCGCCTTCGACGCCGCCTTCGTCTGCCTCCGCGGGCCCGGCGCCGCCGGCGCGGACCTCAACTTCCCGGACTCGCCGCCCCCGCCGTGCCGCCACAGCGTCGACCCGCAGGAGGTGCAGGCGGCCGCGCTCTCCCACGCCAACCGCGCCGCCGTCTCGGTCAGGGAGGCGGCCGCGGCTCTCATGGAGGACGACTGCTCGCGGGCGCCGGCCGCGCTGTCGACGGAGCAGTGGCCCGTGACgcagccgtcgtgggcgcagcaTGACAGCGGCATGGACATTTTCGGCGACGAGGTGGCGGCCGCGCCGGACGGCAGCATGGACTGGCGCTCGGTCATGGCGCACCAGCCGCCGCTCTTCTCGCCGACGGCCGGCTGGGGCAGCAATGCGTACGACTTCCTGCAGGTGACGCCGCCGCCGACGCAGGGAGACGAGGACATGGAGGAGTGTGGCCATGGCGCCAGCGCTTCCCTGTGGAGCTTTGACTCCCGAGACTCCTACTTCAGATACTAG